The Vanrija pseudolonga chromosome 1, complete sequence genomic sequence GCCTCAGCTGCACACGTTTGTCACCACCGTTGGTCACAAGCTCGACCAGGCCGACATGGTCGAGGTGTGCGAGGCTATCGCCTATGTCATTCAGACGCTCCCGACCGAGGAGGCAGCCCAGGCTCTGCAGACGTTTACCCAGCCACTCATCGAGCGGGTTGCTCTCGTGGccaacgccgctgccgaggcgcccaagcccgagctccaaaaggtcgccgacgcacTCGAGCAGCTGGACGCGTACCTTGCTGTCATTCGCACCCTCAACCCTCTCCCCGAGTCATGCTTtgcgaccgccgcgacggtGTACTCTGTCCTTGACACCCTCCTGTCCAAGTACGCGCTGAGATACTACATCTCGGAGCGTGTCGGCTCGATCCTCCGTCGCGGACTTACCTTCTTCCCAGAGCGCGCTCTCGAGCCGGTCATTCAGCCCCTCCTGGAGCGCATGGCAACGTCGTTTTCGCAGACTGGCTACGCCTCGTATCTCTGGATTACTGGCAAGGTGGCATCAAAGTTTGGCGAGTCGGCCCAGCAGCCAGGGAACGAAGCCCTTGCTGCCCTCTTGGTCGGTGCATTCCAAAACGTCACCGCgtcgctcgacaagctctTGCAGGTCAAGACTGCAGTTGAGATTGCCGATGTCATGGACGACTACGTGCACTGCTTCATGGCGTACATCAACGCGCTGCCAGTTCAAACGCTGGCGTCCCCGGCGATTCCTCAGGCCGTGTCTCACACACTCCAGGCGTTGCTGTGCCCTGCCCCGCAGACCATCCTCGTCTcactcgacacgctcgccctcctcgcgcagaGAATGCAGCATGCGCcgttcctcgcgctcctccagcCCGTCTTTGCGCAGTACGCCAAGCTCATCCTGCAGCTCGTGCTTTCGGGCGTCGTCTCGGGCTACCCCGAGGAAGGGTTTGACCAGGTCCCTATCATCGTCCAGGCGACGGTCGTGTCCGTGTcgcctgccgacgccgagcagtatgcggccgaggcgcttgaCAAGATTCCCGGCCACACCCTCCCTGCTTCCGAGAAGCAAAAGtttgccgccgagctgcatgCGTACCTTACACCGGGGTCCGGCGGCCCCGACAAGCTCAAACTTGCGCTCGTCCAGCTCATGCGTGCGGCCAGACGggctcgcgagcgcggcaggCAGTCGCGCAAGAGCCTCGGTGGGCTCTGAGCACCTCTCCCCTCCACCCAATCACCTTACATACCCAAAACCCCCAAGCAAACCCCCCACATCTAGGCATTTTTAATCGACAACGTAGAAGTCATagggccgcgcgcgcggctggTAACGAACCCGGACAGCATGTGGATGAGAGCGAGTTGACGGCAATTGGCATGGGACCGGTGTGCATGGTGTGCATGTTGGCCACTCACGAGCGGGCTTAATGCTACGTGAGGACGCCCGTAGATGTCTATGCATTCAGCACGACGGCGAaggtggggtgtggggggcAGTGAGGTGCGGAGACTGACCGGTGAGGAGGCCATCTTgactcgtcgacgacgtcgtgctgcATGCCTCGAAAACGTCATGCACGCCAGAGGAGGGCCTGGGCGAGGCGTGATTGAATGCGGGGTGCGGGGAATCGGCGCTGGCAGCTGACATGCATGCACGCAGCATTGCCCAGCACAGGTGTATGGTTTATGCGCGGTGCGATGGATTACCACTTCTCCGCGCTCTCGGCCGCTGATTAGTACGCCACTGTCACTTGGCACGCACCAATGCTCGGCTGGAGCTGCCAGATaaagacgccgacgagggctaCGCAGGGACAAGTGTGTCATGATGCTGGCCATCGTCGCGCCGGAGGAACTCTACGAGTATCCCCGGGCCAACGACAGTGGCTGGTGTCGCGTGGCTCGGCTACTGTCTCGGTGACGACAGGCTatggcgcgggcgcgagccGAACGACGTTAAATAGTGCGAGATGTGGTGTCTGGTAACATTGCATCTTGCACCACCACTTGCACAACTTGCATCTCTTGCTCGCTCACGACTCGCTCAAACGGCCGAGGCAACacgacccccgcccccaccaccacgctgCCGAAACAATCCGACCTGGCTCTccgagccaccaccacccgcagCGCCtaccccaccccgccgacctCCCCCATGGCGACCGCGGCAGCCGTCAAGCTCAGCCCGGCACTCAAggcgctcatcgccgccccGCATGCGAGGGGAGAagcgctcgctgcgcccgCGCGGCAGGTGACGAATGCGCTGTTTGACCGTctccgcggccgcggcgaggcgggcggcgtcggccgcgagaCGTGGCTGAGTGTCGGGTCTGCGGTGCTGTTCACGGTCAACTCGCCCGACGCGGTGACTGCGCTGTACAACTAtgcggcggagggcgagggcgtggcgggcaaggtcgaggtcgctgtTGTGAGTTGGGAGAGATGGGGGGGACGGGGGGAGTGAagctgacgcgctcgactaGATCATGCGCGAGATCGGCCTCAAGTGTATCTCTTTCAACGGCATCCCGAAGACCATCAACAACCTGAACTTTCTGTACGACCACTTGTCTGCCGACGTGCAGGCGGGTCTGAGCAAGGAGCCGCAGAGGTGAGCGGGTGCAGGTGCAGCGCACCCTCCTGGGCTGAGCTGATGCTGGTGCCTAGGCAACCACACGACATCGCGGCGCTGTACAAGCGTGGCCTGGGGCTCTGGGACGGCATCTACGAGCCGCACAGCGCGAAGCTGATCGCCAAACTGTCAGCGTCGCACCCCGATCTGGCGGTGCACATCCTCAACAGCCACTACGGCCCGCTGCTGTCCGACCCGGCGGGCCCGGCCTTACCGGGAGCATTCAAGCTCGGCCGCGTGCTCACCTCGGTGgtcgcgatcgccgcgctgcgcgcgcagacCGGCGTCGGGCCGCAGGTCACCTCGCACGTGTTCGGGCTCAAGAAGGCCCTCctgcccggcggcggcggcgaggggtcCACGCTGCAGGGGCAGGAGTGGCTCACCTccgacgagggcgtcacATGGGTTCTGGAGAGCGTGGACGACGCCACGGCTGTCATTCGGGACGGCGCGACACGGAACCGCGCGGCGAGTCTGTAGAGGGAAGGGGTGGTGACAAGGTAGCAAGAGCAGTATGAATGTTGTATGCCAAGGCGAACGCCTTTCGGCGCGGAGAGAGACGAGCAACCAGGCGACACCGGTGCCCAGCAGGTCCAGGACAAGGGGTAGTAACACGTGGCCAGTGACCGGCGAtcgcagcgaggccgacgccgacgccgccggcgagcacgccgaggcggacacAAGCCAAGCCAAGCAACACTCCCCCACCTCGGTCTCCATCACGCCTgacgcctcgcctcgcgcctcggcccGGTGTccggccggcgacgcggcggggcACCTCACACCTCAACTGgcccgcgcacgcgcacgcgcactgCTCACGGTCCGCGTCGTTATCGGACAAACTGACGTCGTCGACTCCGGTGACATGCTGCATGCGCCACACTAACGAGGCGTCACCGTGTGCTGTTCTCCATATCTCAGCGAGCGGCTCCACCTCGTCTCCGCGTCGTCTCGAGTCGTCTCCATGCCCCCCGCCGACCCCCACGTCCACAGCGACGGGGCAACATGCGGCCGTGGGCAAGGTGAGCTGgcctcgcgacgacgagcgctcGTGAcctgcctcgtcgctcgccatcgcgtCGCCCAAAATACACGGCGGGCAAACAGGCCCCACCGATGCTCCGTTCGTCCCTCCTCTCGCCCGTGggtcctcggcgcgagcgaatcgacgggcgagcgagcgcgcaaTGGTGCTCGTTGTTTTCGAACTGCCATTCGAAATGGCGAGTGGAGGCGTGGAGAGGGGGCTGGGTGACGGGGAAACTGGCGTGTCGGGCCGAATGGCGAGAGGTGCCCTGCGGGGTAGTGTCGACGTTGCTGCATGCGTAAGTGAGTACTGCAGATGGATGCTTGCTGCTTTCTCGCCACCAAcgccgcgcttgcgcttgcgcttgcggtGTTGTTGATGAGTTGATCAACCCCGCGCGACTCAATGTCGGAGATGAACGAGGGCCGTGTCAGAGTTGTTGCATGCCACGGGGGTGTCCGAATGCCTAACACCGTGGCAGTGGCTGTTGCTGGCTGTCAGTTGTCAGAGTCAGTCAtgcagtcagtcagtcaaGACTCCAAGTCACATGCTTTGTTGTCTCAGGGCTGTGGGGTTACCGCTCCCCtcgccatgccgccggcgcgccggccgcggcaaAAGATAACAGGCAGCGGAACAATTTGGGGACAATTCGGCCTTCGGGGGCGTATATATGCGTTTTGGCCGTGGGCATTgtgctcgtcctcatcatcatcaacgacagcgtcgacgtcgcgagcACAGACAGGCTCACTACGCTTGCTCTTAAATAGCATCACGCCGCTACTGCCAAGCCCTCTCtcccgtcctcgtcccacccacctctctcccctccctcgccactcatgctcgccctccgcaccctccgcgccgcgcccgcgctccgcgccctcccccgcgtctcggcgtcgcgcgtcgtTGCGGCCCGCAGCTTCAGCGCCTCGCAGCGCgtccgcgccgtgcccgctGGCTTCTCGGGCCTCGACTCGATCCCCGGCCGCGTTGAGAACGTCGGCACCCccgccaaggtcaaggagaCTGGCGGCAAGCTGTAcgcgtcggccgacgaggccgtcaaggacgtcaagtcgggctcgctcgtgctctcGGCCGGCTTCGGTCTCTGCGGTACCGCCGAGACCCTGATCACCGCCATTGTCGACCGCCCCGACATCAAGGACCTCACCGTCGTGTCCAACAACGCTGGCAacgtcggcgctggtggtCTCTGTGAGTTGGGTTATGGGTGGAGTGGCCCGGCGGCCCCCTCTGCGCGcctagctagctagctcgcaccctcgcccctccccccgccacgctcgctgacacacccTCCCCAGCCCCCCTCATCGGCACCAAGCAGATCTCCAAGATGATCCTCTCCTACGTCGGCACCAACAAGGCCCTCCAGGACGCCTACCTCTcgggcgaggtcgccctcgagctcaaccCCCAGGGCACCATCGCCGAGCGTctccgcgccgctggcgccggcatGCCCGGCTTCTACACCCGTACCGGTGCCGGTACCGACGTCGAGACTGGCGGCATCCCCCAGCTGTGGTCcaagaaggacgccgacggcaagcagactgtcctcgtcgagggcaaCAAGAAGGAGGCCCGCGTGTTCGACGGCAAGCGCTACATCTTTGAGCCCGCCATCACGGGcgacgtcgccctcctccgtGCTTGGAAGGTCGACAAGGCCGGTAACTGTGTCTTCCGCtacaccaccgccgcgttCGCTggtctcgtcgcccgcgccgccaaggtcgccatcgtcgaggccgagaaccTGGTCGAGATTGGCGAGATCCACCCCATGGACATTGACCTCCCCGGCATCTACATCGACCGTATCGTTCAGTCGACGGTCGAGAAGAAGATTGAGCTCGTGACcctcaccgaggaggccgaggacgctgccgacgccgctgccgacgaggccgccccCAAGTCGACTGCCCAGCTCAAGCGCGAGAAGAttgccaagcgcgccgccaaggagctcaaggacggctactacgccaacctcggcgtcggtatCCCCGTGCTTGCTGCCAACTTCCTTGCCCCCGGCACCAACATCTGGCTCCAGTCCGAGAACGGTATCCTCGGCATGGGCCGCTACCCCACaaaggacgagctcgacgccgacgtcatcAACGCCGGCAAGGAGACCGTCACCCTCGTCCCCGGTGCCTCGACCTTTGACTCGGCCGAGTCGTTCACCATGATCCGTGGTGGCCACGTCGACGTCtccatcctcggcgccatggaGGTCTCGgccaacggcgacctcgccaactTTATGATCCccggcaagctcgtcaagggcATGGGCGGCGCCATGGACCTCGTGTCCAACCCCGAGAAGACCAAGatcatcgtcgtcaccgaCCACACCGACAAGCACGGCAACcccaaggtcgtcgagcagtgctcgctgccgctcaCCGGTGCCCGTGTCGTCTCGACCATCATCACCAACCTTGCCGTGTttgacgtcgacctcgagaacGGCGGCCTGACCCTCAAGGAGATTGCCGAcggtgtcgagctcgacgaggtcaaggccaag encodes the following:
- the ALG3_1 gene encoding Dol-P-Man:Man(5)GlcNAc(2)-PP-Dol alpha-1,3-mannosyltransferase — translated: MATAAAVKLSPALKALIAAPHARGEALAAPARQVTNALFDRLRGRGEAGGVGRETWLSVGSAVLFTVNSPDAVTALYNYAAEGEGVAGKVEVAVIMREIGLKCISFNGIPKTINNLNFLYDHLSADVQAGLSKEPQRQPHDIAALYKRGLGLWDGIYEPHSAKLIAKLSASHPDLAVHILNSHYGPLLSDPAGPALPGAFKLGRVLTSVVAIAALRAQTGVGPQVTSHVFGLKKALLPGGGGEGSTLQGQEWLTSDEGVTWVLESVDDATAVIRDGATRNRAASL
- the oxct1_0 gene encoding putative succinyl-CoA:3-ketoacid coenzyme A transferase, mitochondrial, which codes for MLALRTLRAAPALRALPRVSASRVVAARSFSASQRVRAVPAGFSGLDSIPGRVENVGTPAKVKETGGKLYASADEAVKDVKSGSLVLSAGFGLCGTAETLITAIVDRPDIKDLTVVSNNAGNVGAGGLSPLIGTKQISKMILSYVGTNKALQDAYLSGEVALELNPQGTIAERLRAAGAGMPGFYTRTGAGTDVETGGIPQLWSKKDADGKQTVLVEGNKKEARVFDGKRYIFEPAITGDVALLRAWKVDKAGNCVFRYTTAAFAGLVARAAKVAIVEAENLVEIGEIHPMDIDLPGIYIDRIVQSTVEKKIELVTLTEEAEDAADAAADEAAPKSTAQLKREKIAKRAAKELKDGYYANLGVGIPVLAANFLAPGTNIWLQSENGILGMGRYPTKDELDADVINAGKETVTLVPGASTFDSAESFTMIRGGHVDVSILGAMEVSANGDLANFMIPGKLVKGMGGAMDLVSNPEKTKIIVVTDHTDKHGNPKVVEQCSLPLTGARVVSTIITNLAVFDVDLENGGLTLKEIADGVELDEVKAKTGASFKVAEPLGRF